The following proteins come from a genomic window of Campylobacter coli 76339:
- a CDS encoding protease IV (PspA) produces MQILKSFFRGLGSVIKFINTYFKTFVLLLIVVWFLTPSSNSNSSYANLERIDLKGEILDSSEVLEKIINAKNNDNIKGVLFVIDSPGGAFAPSMELALAIKDLKAKKPVVTYASGTMASGSYLAGSGASKILANPASFIGSIGVIMQGADLSELAKKIGIKEQTIQAGEFKSAGTFTRPWSEEEREFLQNLINGSYDLFSEFVAKERNLELDKRNDWANARVFLAHNAKKLGLIDELSNYENAKKELQELAKVSNPIWKEEDRIDRFLNRLEGQSSNFLSKIMSDAMLRLNAKFFRIKIILKNFYIL; encoded by the coding sequence ATGCAAATTTTAAAATCATTTTTTAGGGGTTTAGGTAGTGTGATAAAATTTATCAATACCTATTTTAAAACTTTTGTTTTGTTGTTGATCGTAGTTTGGTTTTTGACACCAAGCTCAAACTCAAACTCATCTTATGCAAATTTAGAACGCATTGATTTAAAGGGCGAGATACTAGATAGCTCAGAAGTTTTGGAAAAAATTATCAATGCTAAAAATAATGACAATATCAAAGGTGTACTTTTTGTGATAGATTCTCCTGGGGGTGCTTTTGCGCCGAGCATGGAGCTAGCTTTGGCTATTAAAGATTTAAAGGCTAAAAAGCCTGTTGTAACTTATGCAAGCGGAACTATGGCGAGCGGGAGCTATTTGGCCGGATCAGGAGCGAGTAAAATTTTGGCAAATCCTGCTAGTTTTATAGGATCTATAGGTGTGATTATGCAGGGTGCTGATTTGAGTGAGTTGGCTAAGAAAATAGGGATCAAAGAACAAACTATACAAGCGGGAGAATTTAAAAGCGCAGGAACTTTTACAAGACCTTGGAGCGAGGAAGAGAGAGAATTTTTGCAGAATTTAATCAATGGAAGTTATGATCTTTTTTCAGAATTTGTAGCCAAAGAGCGCAATTTAGAATTAGACAAAAGAAATGATTGGGCAAATGCAAGGGTATTTTTAGCACACAATGCAAAAAAATTGGGACTTATTGATGAGTTGAGTAATTATGAAAATGCAAAAAAAGAGCTTCAAGAGCTTGCCAAAGTTTCAAATCCTATCTGGAAAGAAGAAGATAGAATCGATAGATTTTTAAATCGTTTAGAGGGGCAAAGTTCTAATTTTTTAAGCAAGATAATGAGCGATGCTATGCTCAGACTGAATGCTAAATTTTTTAGAATTAAAATAATTCTAAAAAATTTTTATATTTTATAA
- a CDS encoding Hemerythrin-like iron-binding protein: MFPKWDDNYSVHNAKIDEQHKKLFELAGKVEFMFDRPVYKDDIKALLADFFNYMKDHFNDEEKYMKLIGYPGLEEHKKIHKEIIQSMIDLIKNIKSTNDLKEKLYTVSKKWLLEHILYEDMKVEQYRRSSLSSEDDSEVSFEEVKKEKDDESALYFYICECVGQIHDVPYGIHQKIQLKGAKFKCKKCKTAIRFHKKHSESL; the protein is encoded by the coding sequence ATGTTTCCAAAGTGGGATGATAATTATAGCGTTCATAATGCCAAGATTGACGAACAGCACAAAAAACTTTTTGAGCTAGCAGGCAAGGTTGAGTTTATGTTTGATCGACCTGTGTATAAAGATGATATCAAAGCTCTATTGGCTGATTTTTTCAACTATATGAAAGATCATTTTAATGATGAAGAAAAATATATGAAGCTTATAGGATATCCGGGTTTAGAAGAGCATAAAAAGATACATAAAGAAATCATCCAATCTATGATAGACCTCATTAAAAATATAAAATCAACCAATGATTTAAAAGAAAAACTTTACACGGTTTCTAAAAAATGGCTCTTAGAACATATACTTTATGAAGATATGAAAGTAGAACAATACAGACGCTCTTCCCTATCCTCTGAAGATGACAGTGAAGTAAGTTTTGAAGAAGTAAAAAAAGAAAAAGATGACGAAAGCGCTTTGTATTTTTATATTTGCGAATGCGTTGGACAAATTCACGATGTGCCTTATGGAATTCATCAAAAAATACAATTAAAAGGCGCTAAATTTAAATGCAAAAAATGCAAAACAGCGATACGATTTCACAAAAAACATTCTGAATCTCTTTAA
- a CDS encoding Hemerythrin-like iron-binding protein, with amino-acid sequence MDKLIPSWDEKYSINDEKIDAQHQKLFELAAKIENAVYKFVQRDELKEILTELFSYMKEHFGNEEEYMQEISYPYLNEHKIMHKNIIHDMSHLIQNIKTTNDLKEKLYTIMSEWLLEHILHHDVMIGNWLSEQLLAKQEEELEKLQQEEPQEEKQYENNPNPTPPQVKKEYDFIYSCPCRTNHILSYTEHLSIICHKKQLRCKKCQKNLFYVKSEIKTEKRNNDVSKVG; translated from the coding sequence TTGGATAAATTAATTCCTTCTTGGGATGAGAAATACAGCATAAATGATGAAAAAATAGACGCACAACACCAAAAACTTTTTGAATTGGCTGCAAAAATTGAAAACGCTGTTTATAAATTCGTTCAGCGTGATGAGCTTAAGGAAATTCTTACCGAACTCTTTAGTTATATGAAAGAACATTTTGGCAATGAAGAAGAGTATATGCAAGAAATTTCTTATCCTTATTTAAATGAACACAAAATAATGCATAAAAATATTATCCACGATATGTCGCATCTTATCCAAAACATAAAAACTACAAACGATTTAAAAGAAAAACTTTATACTATAATGTCTGAATGGCTACTAGAGCACATTTTACATCATGATGTTATGATAGGAAATTGGCTTTCAGAGCAATTATTGGCCAAACAAGAAGAAGAGCTAGAAAAACTTCAACAAGAAGAGCCACAAGAAGAAAAACAATACGAAAACAATCCAAACCCAACACCCCCTCAGGTTAAAAAAGAATATGATTTTATTTATTCTTGTCCTTGCAGAACAAACCATATTCTTTCGTATACGGAGCATCTTAGTATTATTTGTCATAAAAAACAACTTAGATGTAAAAAATGTCAGAAAAATTTATTTTATGTAAAAAGCGAAATCAAAACTGAAAAAAGGAATAATGATGTTTCCAAAGTGGGATGA
- a CDS encoding Predicted L-lactate dehydrogenase, Iron-sulfur cluster-binding subunit YkgF, translated as MSQKIPHEEIVHIKLNDIQMRENLMTAMHTLQKNRLGVIDARFKDWQGLRAKAKQAKNNALMSLKDRLLEFEKNATKNGIQVHWASSDEDACEIVYEIMREKNITKLLKGKSMASEEIGLNHYLEKKGLKAIETDLGELILQLNEEPPLHIVVPAIHRNRHEIGQIFKDKLGAKLENDEPESLNAIARDHLRKDFEGLKLGLSGVNFAMSREGAFWLIENEGNGRMCTTAPDIHIALCGVEKVMESFEDAATMVSLLTPSATGQFIPTYNNIITGPRKNGDLDGPKEVHVILFDHNRTKMLAHKDYYEALRCIRCGACMNFCPVYDQIGGHAYQTTYPGPIGEVISPNIFGIDHTGDILNFCSLCGRCSEVCPVQIPLADLIRKLRCDKIGQGENPPMGAKNIHHNAMEAFAFKQFKKAATKGERWSFALSKAHYFNWFVQNLSGALPVIKKWYAFKELPQIKKDLYKEIQAMEGVIYE; from the coding sequence ATGAGTCAAAAAATTCCACACGAAGAAATTGTTCATATTAAATTAAACGACATTCAAATGCGTGAAAATTTGATGACTGCTATGCATACTTTGCAAAAAAATAGACTCGGGGTCATCGATGCAAGATTTAAGGATTGGCAAGGATTAAGAGCTAAAGCAAAACAAGCTAAAAACAACGCCTTAATGAGCTTAAAAGATAGACTTTTGGAATTTGAAAAAAACGCTACAAAAAATGGCATACAAGTACATTGGGCAAGTAGCGATGAAGATGCTTGTGAAATAGTCTATGAGATTATGCGTGAAAAAAACATCACCAAGCTTTTAAAAGGCAAGTCGATGGCGAGTGAGGAAATAGGCTTAAATCATTATTTAGAAAAAAAAGGTTTAAAAGCCATAGAAACCGATCTTGGAGAGCTTATTTTACAACTCAATGAAGAACCTCCTTTGCACATAGTTGTTCCTGCTATCCATAGAAATCGCCATGAAATAGGTCAAATTTTTAAAGACAAACTCGGCGCAAAATTAGAAAATGACGAACCTGAAAGCTTAAACGCCATAGCAAGAGATCACTTAAGAAAAGACTTTGAGGGTTTAAAGTTAGGACTTAGTGGAGTAAATTTTGCCATGTCAAGAGAAGGAGCTTTTTGGCTTATAGAAAATGAGGGAAATGGTAGAATGTGCACCACAGCACCCGATATTCACATCGCACTTTGTGGCGTAGAAAAAGTTATGGAAAGCTTTGAAGATGCAGCGACTATGGTTTCTTTACTTACTCCTTCAGCTACAGGACAATTTATACCTACTTATAATAATATCATCACAGGCCCGCGCAAAAATGGAGATTTAGACGGCCCAAAAGAAGTGCATGTGATCTTATTTGATCACAATAGAACCAAAATGCTAGCTCATAAAGATTATTATGAAGCTTTGCGTTGTATTCGATGTGGGGCTTGTATGAATTTTTGCCCTGTTTATGATCAAATCGGAGGGCACGCATATCAAACCACCTATCCAGGACCTATTGGTGAAGTAATCAGTCCAAATATTTTTGGTATAGATCACACGGGCGATATTTTAAATTTCTGCTCGCTTTGTGGACGCTGCTCAGAAGTTTGTCCGGTGCAAATTCCTTTAGCTGATCTGATTAGAAAACTAAGATGCGATAAAATAGGACAAGGAGAAAATCCACCTATGGGTGCAAAAAATATCCATCATAACGCAATGGAAGCCTTTGCATTCAAACAATTCAAAAAAGCAGCAACAAAAGGTGAAAGATGGAGTTTTGCACTTTCAAAAGCGCATTATTTTAATTGGTTTGTACAAAATTTATCAGGAGCTTTACCGGTGATTAAAAAATGGTATGCTTTTAAAGAATTGCCTCAAATCAAGAAAGATCTATATAAAGAAATTCAGGCTATGGAAGGGGTAATTTATGAGTAA
- a CDS encoding Predicted L-lactate dehydrogenase, Fe-S oxidoreductase subunit YkgE, which produces MKKVYFYATCLGTAAMQESVLNGIKLLRREGVEVIFKKNQTCCAQPSFNSGYFNESREIALYNVDLFDKDYPIVVPSGSCAGMMSHDYKELFKDRPEFSRVKDFSSRVIELSQYLDEVLNVNYEDKGEPIKVTWHSNCHALRVQKSIQASKNLIRKLKNVELIELQYEEECCGFGGTFSVKEPEISNAMVRNKIKDIQNTGVKYLISGDGGCLLNIDGTMRRMGLDVKGIHLYEFLFKRLEGERL; this is translated from the coding sequence ATGAAGAAGGTGTATTTTTACGCCACATGCTTAGGAACTGCTGCTATGCAAGAAAGCGTTCTTAATGGCATTAAACTTTTGCGCCGAGAAGGAGTGGAAGTTATTTTTAAAAAAAATCAAACCTGTTGTGCTCAACCCTCTTTTAATTCAGGATATTTTAATGAAAGTCGCGAAATAGCCTTATACAATGTAGATTTATTTGATAAAGATTATCCTATCGTTGTACCTAGTGGATCTTGCGCAGGTATGATGAGTCACGATTACAAGGAGCTTTTCAAGGATAGGCCCGAATTTTCTAGAGTGAAAGATTTTAGCTCCCGTGTTATAGAGCTTTCACAATATCTTGATGAAGTTTTAAATGTAAATTATGAAGATAAAGGAGAGCCTATTAAAGTGACTTGGCATTCTAATTGCCATGCTTTAAGAGTTCAAAAAAGCATACAAGCAAGTAAAAACCTCATTAGAAAACTTAAAAATGTTGAACTTATAGAATTACAATACGAAGAAGAATGTTGCGGTTTTGGAGGAACTTTTTCTGTAAAAGAGCCTGAAATTTCAAATGCTATGGTAAGAAATAAGATTAAAGATATACAAAATACAGGAGTAAAATACCTCATCAGTGGAGATGGAGGCTGTCTTTTAAACATAGATGGAACCATGCGTAGAATGGGTTTAGATGTCAAAGGCATACACTTGTATGAATTTTTATTTAAGCGTTTGGAAGGAGAAAGATTATGA
- a CDS encoding L-lactate permease yields MWQQIYDPFNSIWLSALFAFLPILCFLVCLVFFKLKGYQAGFLTVILASVIALFVYDMPWNLVGASFVQGFTNGMWPIAWIIIAAIFLYKLSIKSGSFETIKKSVMSITPDHRIQVILIGFCFGSFLEGAIGFGGPVAITAALLVGLGLRPLQAAGLCLIANTAPVAFGAVGIPIIAMANLVGIEAHSVSAMVGRMLVPLSLTIPFFIVFLMDGFKGIKETFPAILVAALSFTATQFWSSNHLGAELPDIISAIVSLAVTTIFLKFWKPKNIFRLDGETHFSENNTLKLGEVLKAWTPFILLIVCIIIWTQPWFKAIFDKGGFLSYTSITLQFSNLTSGILSPSITGIGEAKPLSLGLGIDLINGKTVAQAGTAILLAAFLTIAILRIKAEDAAECFWATLKEMAIPCLTIGLVVAFAFISKNSGMSTTLGLAFAHTGDAFAFFSPIIGWIGVFLTGSDTSANLLFGTLQQVSAQKLGVSEALFLAANSVGGVVGKMISPQSIAIACAAVGLVGKESDLFKFTLKYSIALIVLIGIWTCIIAFFLPGIIPEVVAK; encoded by the coding sequence ATGTGGCAACAAATTTATGATCCATTCAATAGCATTTGGCTCAGTGCCTTATTTGCTTTTTTACCCATTCTTTGCTTTTTGGTTTGTTTAGTATTTTTCAAACTAAAGGGTTATCAAGCAGGTTTTTTAACTGTAATTTTGGCAAGCGTTATTGCTTTATTTGTTTATGATATGCCTTGGAATTTAGTAGGTGCTAGTTTTGTACAAGGCTTTACAAATGGTATGTGGCCTATAGCTTGGATTATTATTGCGGCCATTTTTCTCTATAAACTTTCTATTAAATCAGGTTCCTTTGAAACCATTAAAAAAAGCGTGATGAGCATCACTCCTGATCACCGAATTCAAGTGATTTTGATAGGTTTTTGTTTTGGCTCTTTCTTAGAAGGAGCTATAGGTTTTGGTGGTCCAGTAGCTATCACAGCAGCTCTTTTAGTAGGACTTGGTTTGCGTCCTTTGCAAGCAGCAGGGCTTTGTCTTATAGCAAACACCGCGCCTGTTGCTTTTGGTGCTGTGGGAATTCCTATCATCGCTATGGCAAATTTAGTAGGAATTGAAGCTCATTCTGTGTCTGCTATGGTGGGTAGAATGCTTGTTCCACTTAGCCTTACCATACCTTTTTTCATAGTATTTTTAATGGACGGTTTTAAAGGGATAAAAGAAACTTTTCCTGCCATTTTGGTTGCAGCATTAAGCTTTACAGCGACACAATTTTGGAGCTCGAATCACTTAGGAGCCGAACTTCCTGATATCATTTCAGCTATTGTGTCTTTAGCAGTTACAACTATCTTTTTAAAATTTTGGAAACCAAAAAATATTTTTAGATTAGATGGAGAAACTCATTTTAGCGAGAATAACACTCTAAAATTGGGCGAAGTTTTAAAAGCTTGGACGCCTTTTATCCTACTTATAGTTTGTATTATCATTTGGACTCAACCTTGGTTTAAAGCTATCTTTGATAAAGGTGGTTTTTTAAGCTATACAAGCATTACTTTACAATTTAGCAATCTTACAAGTGGTATTTTAAGTCCTTCTATCACGGGCATAGGTGAAGCTAAACCTCTTTCTTTAGGACTTGGAATCGATCTTATCAATGGTAAAACTGTAGCTCAAGCAGGAACTGCGATTTTACTCGCAGCTTTTTTAACTATAGCTATTTTAAGAATAAAAGCTGAAGATGCTGCTGAATGTTTTTGGGCTACCCTAAAAGAAATGGCCATCCCTTGTCTTACTATAGGTTTAGTTGTAGCCTTTGCTTTTATTTCTAAAAATAGTGGCATGAGTACTACCTTAGGACTTGCTTTTGCTCATACAGGAGATGCATTTGCATTCTTTTCACCTATTATAGGTTGGATTGGCGTTTTCTTAACAGGATCGGATACAAGTGCTAATTTACTTTTTGGAACCCTACAACAAGTAAGTGCGCAAAAATTGGGTGTTAGTGAAGCTTTATTTTTAGCAGCAAACTCTGTAGGTGGGGTAGTAGGAAAAATGATCAGTCCTCAAAGCATAGCTATTGCTTGTGCAGCCGTTGGACTTGTAGGTAAAGAATCTGATCTTTTCAAATTCACACTCAAATATTCTATAGCTTTGATTGTTTTAATAGGAATTTGGACTTGCATTATTGCATTCTTTTTACCAGGAATCATTCCAGAAGTAGTAGCCAAATAA
- a CDS encoding membrane protein — MYLKCFYFFFVRIFNFYKEGFKNLTLGKTLWKIILIKLFIMLVILKLFVFDVNFNSIFKNDSEKSNFVIENLIKEKQ, encoded by the coding sequence ATGTATTTAAAATGTTTTTATTTCTTTTTTGTGCGAATTTTTAACTTTTATAAAGAAGGGTTTAAAAATCTTACCCTTGGAAAAACTTTATGGAAAATCATTCTTATAAAACTTTTTATAATGCTTGTTATACTTAAACTTTTTGTTTTTGATGTAAATTTCAATTCTATCTTTAAAAATGATAGCGAAAAAAGTAATTTTGTCATAGAAAATCTTATCAAGGAGAAACAATGA
- a CDS encoding Cytochrome d ubiquinol oxidase subunit I: MSELSSVDWSRAQFALTALYHFLFVPLTLGLSFIIAIMETIYVKTGNERWKKITKFWLSLFAINFAIGVATGIIMEFEFGTNWANYSWFVGDIFGAPLAVEGIMAFFLEATFFAVMFFGWDKVSKKFHLISTWCVAIGSNLSAFWILVANGWMQYPVGMQFNPDTARNEMQSFFEVAFSPVAISKFLHTIGSGYVISALFVMGISAWFILKGRHIIEAKKSLVVGASFGLVCSVFLFFSGDESAYRVTQTQPMKLAAMEGVYQGEHRAGLVPFGILNPKKTIDNNESVFLFDITIPYALSILGNRDPHSFVPGIEDLVYGNEDKGIESMQERIDKGKIAIQALKDYKLAKENNDEAAMATHKSILEENFKDFGYGYLEKPTDAIPPVALTFYSFHIMVALGSLFFLLFIATLYLTMANDIEKFRKILWLCLLCIPLGYIAAEAGWIVAEVGRQPWAIQDLMTVDIAATELGKVNVQISFWIFAVLFTALLIAEIKIMLTQIKKGFDVHAGHSTLMGKGEK; the protein is encoded by the coding sequence ATGAGCGAACTTAGCAGTGTAGATTGGTCAAGAGCGCAGTTTGCATTAACCGCGCTTTATCATTTTTTATTTGTGCCTTTGACTTTGGGCTTGTCTTTTATTATTGCCATTATGGAAACTATTTATGTAAAAACAGGCAATGAAAGATGGAAAAAAATCACTAAATTCTGGCTTTCTTTATTTGCTATCAATTTTGCCATTGGTGTAGCTACGGGCATTATTATGGAGTTTGAATTTGGAACCAACTGGGCAAATTATAGCTGGTTTGTGGGCGATATTTTTGGTGCTCCTTTGGCAGTTGAAGGCATAATGGCATTTTTCTTAGAGGCTACCTTTTTTGCTGTTATGTTTTTTGGCTGGGATAAGGTTTCTAAGAAATTCCATCTCATCTCAACTTGGTGTGTGGCTATAGGTAGTAATTTATCGGCGTTTTGGATTTTGGTTGCAAATGGTTGGATGCAATACCCTGTGGGAATGCAATTTAATCCCGATACAGCAAGAAATGAAATGCAAAGTTTTTTTGAAGTCGCATTTTCTCCTGTAGCAATTTCTAAATTTTTACATACTATAGGTAGTGGTTATGTGATTTCTGCTTTGTTTGTGATGGGAATTTCGGCTTGGTTTATATTAAAAGGGCGTCATATTATCGAAGCTAAGAAAAGTTTAGTTGTCGGTGCAAGTTTTGGGCTTGTTTGTTCGGTTTTCTTATTTTTTAGTGGGGATGAGAGTGCTTATCGTGTTACCCAAACACAACCTATGAAACTTGCTGCTATGGAAGGGGTTTATCAAGGTGAACACCGTGCAGGACTTGTTCCTTTTGGAATTTTAAATCCTAAGAAAACTATAGATAATAATGAAAGTGTGTTTTTATTTGATATTACCATACCTTATGCTTTATCTATATTGGGAAATCGCGATCCTCATTCTTTTGTGCCAGGTATCGAGGATTTAGTGTATGGAAATGAGGATAAGGGTATAGAATCCATGCAAGAGCGTATCGATAAAGGAAAAATCGCTATACAAGCTTTAAAAGATTATAAATTGGCTAAAGAAAATAATGATGAAGCAGCCATGGCAACTCATAAAAGTATTTTAGAGGAGAATTTTAAAGATTTTGGTTACGGTTATTTAGAAAAACCAACAGATGCTATTCCGCCTGTGGCTTTAACTTTTTATAGTTTTCACATCATGGTAGCACTTGGAAGTTTATTTTTCTTACTTTTTATCGCAACGCTTTATCTTACTATGGCAAATGATATCGAGAAATTTAGAAAAATTCTTTGGCTTTGTTTATTGTGTATTCCTTTAGGATATATTGCAGCAGAGGCAGGATGGATAGTTGCTGAAGTGGGTAGACAGCCTTGGGCTATACAAGATTTAATGACAGTAGATATAGCAGCAACTGAACTTGGAAAGGTTAATGTCCAAATTTCATTTTGGATTTTTGCAGTTTTATTTACTGCGCTTTTGATTGCAGAGATTAAAATCATGCTTACTCAAATCAAAAAAGGTTTTGATGTGCATGCAGGACATAGTACTCTTATGGGTAAAGGAGAAAAATAA
- a CDS encoding Cytochrome d ubiquinol oxidase subunit II, whose translation MFFGLELEGLQIYWWVILSLLGGLLVFMFFVQGGQTLIDELSSDELEKTMLVNSLGRKWELGFTTLVLFGGAAFAAFPLFYSTSFGGAYWAWLCILFCFILQAVAYEYRKKENNVYGSKTYEIFLKINGYLGVFLIGVAISSFFSGSQFILNEHNFVSWQNPLRGLELLFNPFNYLLGIALVFLSRILGAAYFMNNIKDENIKAKAVKKLSINSILFLPFFLGFLAWIFTKEGFMVDRGIVSMAGNVYLYNFLDNILFAILFIIGVVIVLLGMVQGSKGCSKTIFTLGIGSVLTVFALFLSIGLGSSAFYPSLSDLQSSLTIHNASSSYYTLSVMAYVSLLIPFVLAYIIYVWNAMDKVKITREEMKDSEHLY comes from the coding sequence ATGTTTTTCGGTTTAGAGCTTGAGGGACTACAAATTTATTGGTGGGTGATTTTAAGTTTACTGGGCGGACTTTTGGTTTTTATGTTTTTTGTTCAAGGGGGTCAAACCTTAATCGATGAATTAAGTTCTGATGAACTTGAAAAAACAATGCTTGTAAACTCACTAGGTCGTAAATGGGAGCTTGGTTTTACTACTCTTGTACTTTTTGGTGGTGCTGCTTTTGCTGCTTTTCCACTTTTTTACAGTACAAGTTTTGGTGGAGCTTATTGGGCTTGGCTTTGTATTTTATTTTGCTTTATTTTGCAAGCTGTTGCTTATGAGTATCGTAAAAAAGAAAACAATGTCTATGGCTCTAAAACTTATGAAATTTTTCTTAAAATCAATGGTTATTTAGGAGTATTTTTAATTGGGGTTGCAATAAGCAGTTTTTTTAGTGGATCGCAGTTTATTTTAAATGAACACAATTTTGTTTCTTGGCAAAATCCTTTGCGTGGCTTGGAGCTTTTGTTTAATCCTTTTAACTATCTTTTGGGTATTGCTTTAGTGTTTTTATCTAGAATTTTAGGCGCTGCTTATTTTATGAATAATATCAAAGATGAAAATATCAAAGCAAAAGCTGTTAAAAAACTTAGTATAAACAGTATTTTATTTTTGCCTTTTTTCTTAGGGTTTTTAGCGTGGATTTTCACAAAAGAAGGTTTTATGGTAGATAGAGGTATTGTGAGTATGGCTGGAAATGTATATTTATACAATTTTTTAGATAATATTCTTTTTGCTATTTTATTTATCATTGGGGTTGTAATTGTGCTTTTGGGTATGGTGCAAGGATCAAAAGGATGCTCTAAAACGATTTTCACCTTAGGAATTGGATCGGTTTTGACTGTTTTTGCTTTATTTTTGAGCATAGGACTTGGATCAAGCGCTTTTTATCCTTCGCTTAGCGATTTGCAAAGCTCTTTAACTATACACAATGCGAGTTCGAGTTATTATACTCTTAGTGTAATGGCTTATGTATCTTTACTTATACCTTTTGTTTTGGCTTATATTATTTATGTTTGGAATGCGATGGATAAGGTAAAAATCACTCGTGAAGAAATGAAAGACAGTGAACACTTATATTAA
- a CDS encoding transcriptional regulator, Crp/Fnr family yields the protein MDKEKILKEYFKNYNLENKDFEDMVEKSYFKEFNKNTILDDCLGFVIVLKGGFRAFILGQNAKEITVFKLKQNEECVICSHCIFETISYNLTLESFDDTQILVVPVKIYSQLKDKYPLIANYTLNLIAKRFNSLINILEQTLFTPLHHRVKMFLKENAKEGKITFTHEEIALHLGSTREVISRILKTMQKEGFIQQNRKEITLLKDL from the coding sequence TTGGATAAGGAAAAAATTTTAAAAGAATATTTTAAAAACTACAATCTTGAAAACAAAGACTTTGAAGATATGGTAGAGAAATCATACTTTAAAGAGTTTAACAAAAACACGATTTTAGATGATTGTTTAGGATTTGTGATAGTTTTAAAGGGAGGATTTCGTGCATTTATCCTAGGTCAAAATGCTAAAGAAATCACTGTTTTTAAACTGAAGCAAAATGAAGAATGTGTCATTTGTTCTCATTGCATCTTTGAAACTATATCTTACAATCTCACCCTAGAAAGTTTTGATGATACTCAAATTTTAGTTGTTCCTGTAAAAATATATTCTCAATTAAAAGATAAATATCCTTTGATAGCAAATTACACTCTTAATCTTATCGCTAAACGCTTTAATTCTTTGATCAATATTTTAGAACAAACCCTTTTTACTCCTCTTCATCACAGGGTTAAAATGTTTCTTAAAGAAAATGCAAAAGAAGGAAAAATCACTTTCACTCATGAAGAAATAGCTTTACATTTAGGTAGTACTAGGGAAGTTATTTCACGAATTTTAAAAACAATGCAAAAAGAAGGTTTTATTCAACAAAATCGTAAAGAGATTACACTTTTGAAAGATTTATGA
- a CDS encoding Aspartate racemase, which translates to MKTIGIIGGMSFESTITYYKTINEAINKQLGNLNSAKILLYSVNFEEIANFQKNGEWEKAAQILGECAKKLELGGADFILIATNTMHKIFHQIQKNTKIPLVHIAQSVAKILKQQNIHTIGLLGTQYTMMEDFYKNVLKEENIKTITPNQNDMQELSDIIFNELCKGKIKEISKRKYLKIIQKLKDEGAQGIVLGCTEIGLLISQEDTSIPIFDTALIHALDAVNLALKD; encoded by the coding sequence ATGAAAACGATAGGTATTATAGGTGGAATGAGTTTTGAAAGCACCATCACTTACTATAAAACTATAAATGAAGCCATTAACAAACAACTTGGCAATTTAAATTCTGCAAAAATTTTACTCTATAGTGTCAATTTTGAAGAAATAGCAAATTTTCAAAAAAATGGCGAGTGGGAAAAAGCTGCACAAATTTTAGGAGAGTGTGCTAAAAAACTAGAACTTGGCGGAGCTGATTTTATACTTATTGCCACCAACACCATGCATAAAATTTTTCATCAAATTCAAAAAAATACAAAAATTCCTCTCGTTCACATTGCTCAAAGTGTAGCCAAAATTCTAAAACAACAAAATATACATACCATAGGTTTACTAGGCACTCAATATACTATGATGGAAGATTTTTATAAAAATGTATTAAAAGAAGAAAATATAAAAACAATTACTCCAAATCAAAACGATATGCAAGAACTAAGTGATATCATCTTTAATGAACTTTGCAAAGGAAAGATTAAAGAAATTTCTAAAAGAAAATATTTAAAAATTATCCAAAAACTAAAGGATGAAGGTGCTCAAGGTATAGTTTTAGGCTGCACAGAGATTGGATTGTTAATCTCTCAAGAGGATACAAGTATTCCAATTTTTGATACAGCCTTAATCCACGCCCTTGATGCTGTAAATTTGGCTTTAAAAGATTAA